A genomic region of Pseudomonas abietaniphila contains the following coding sequences:
- a CDS encoding sugar phosphate isomerase/epimerase family protein, producing the protein MSRFPVAISLGAFGADFVRERGQASFIPLLVEAGVTRIELREELFSGREDLAALGEAIRAQGLECLYSAPLELWLEGQRQPNPALEATLQRASACGAAWLKVSLGHLTEDSDIAALADRLARYDVHLLVENDQTPQGGRIEPFTDFFARVDALQMPIGMTFDIGNWMWQEQSASSAARQLGRFVEYVHCKAVVRNPAGKLIAVPPTPTDLHQWEQLLKHMPTGLPRAVEYPLQGEDLLEVTRTQVDALARLGQPRVQPATEALSHV; encoded by the coding sequence ATGAGCCGATTCCCCGTTGCCATCAGCCTGGGCGCCTTCGGTGCCGACTTCGTCCGCGAGCGCGGCCAAGCCAGCTTCATCCCGCTTCTGGTTGAGGCAGGCGTCACGCGCATCGAACTGCGCGAAGAACTGTTCAGCGGTCGCGAAGACCTGGCAGCCCTCGGCGAAGCCATTCGCGCCCAAGGACTGGAATGCCTGTATTCCGCACCGCTGGAGCTCTGGCTTGAAGGGCAGCGTCAACCCAATCCGGCGCTGGAAGCGACACTGCAGCGCGCATCGGCATGTGGCGCTGCATGGCTCAAGGTGTCGCTCGGGCATTTAACCGAGGACAGCGACATCGCCGCCCTCGCCGACCGTCTGGCCCGTTACGACGTGCACCTTCTTGTGGAGAACGACCAGACACCACAAGGCGGCCGCATCGAGCCTTTCACCGACTTCTTCGCCCGCGTCGATGCGTTGCAGATGCCCATCGGCATGACCTTCGACATCGGCAACTGGATGTGGCAGGAGCAGTCGGCCTCCAGCGCCGCCCGCCAGTTGGGTCGCTTCGTCGAATACGTGCATTGCAAAGCCGTAGTGCGCAACCCGGCGGGCAAGCTGATCGCCGTGCCGCCGACGCCAACCGACCTGCATCAGTGGGAACAACTGCTCAAGCACATGCCCACTGGCTTGCCCCGGGCCGTCGAATACCCGCTGCAAGGCGAGGATCTGCTGGAAGTCACGCGCACCCAGGTTGACGCCCTCGCCCGCCTCGGCCAACCGCGTGTTCAACCTGCTACTGAGGCCTTGAGCCATGTCTGA
- a CDS encoding sugar kinase, whose amino-acid sequence MSEIDILSFGETMTMLVAEQTGDLAQVRHFEKRIAGADSNVAIGLSRLGFKVAWLSRVGNDSMGRFVTDSLQQEGVDCSHVTVDAGHPTGFQFKSLELEGADPVVEYFRRGSAASHLSVNDIVPELLKARHLHATGIPAALSDTCRELSHVLMTQMRDAGRSVSFDPNLRPSLWSNRATMIREVNRLASLAHWVMPGMAEGELLTGYDTPGDIAKFYLDMGVEAVVIKLGAKGAYYRTQLNEAFVPGVPVAKVIDTVGAGDGFAVGVISALLENLGIAEATARGNWVGSQAVQSRGDMEGLPTRAALHTAELNQTTRRQTA is encoded by the coding sequence ATGTCTGAAATCGATATTCTTTCCTTCGGCGAAACCATGACCATGCTGGTCGCCGAGCAGACCGGCGATCTGGCTCAGGTTCGTCATTTCGAAAAGCGCATTGCCGGCGCCGACAGCAACGTTGCCATTGGCTTGTCTCGACTGGGTTTCAAGGTCGCGTGGCTGAGCCGTGTCGGCAACGACTCCATGGGCCGCTTCGTCACCGACAGCCTGCAACAGGAAGGTGTCGATTGCAGTCATGTGACGGTCGATGCGGGCCACCCCACCGGGTTTCAATTCAAATCGCTGGAGCTTGAAGGCGCCGACCCTGTGGTCGAGTACTTCCGCCGTGGCTCGGCAGCCAGTCACCTCTCGGTCAACGACATCGTTCCCGAATTGCTCAAGGCCCGGCACCTGCATGCTACCGGGATTCCTGCTGCGCTGTCCGACACCTGCCGAGAGCTGTCCCATGTGCTGATGACGCAGATGCGCGACGCCGGACGCAGTGTGTCGTTCGACCCCAATCTGCGGCCTTCGCTGTGGTCAAACCGGGCGACGATGATTCGTGAGGTGAACCGCCTCGCCAGCCTGGCGCACTGGGTGATGCCAGGCATGGCCGAGGGTGAACTGTTGACGGGCTACGACACCCCCGGCGACATCGCGAAGTTCTACCTGGACATGGGCGTGGAAGCGGTGGTGATCAAACTCGGCGCCAAAGGCGCGTATTACCGCACCCAACTCAACGAAGCGTTCGTGCCCGGCGTGCCGGTGGCCAAGGTCATTGACACGGTCGGTGCGGGCGATGGCTTTGCGGTCGGCGTGATCAGCGCGCTCCTGGAAAACCTCGGTATCGCCGAGGCAACCGCCCGTGGCAACTGGGTCGGCAGTCAAGCGGTGCAGAGCCGGGGCGACATGGAGGGTTTGCCCACTCGCGCCGCCTTGCACACGGCCGAACTGAACCAGACAACACGACGACAGACCGCCTGA